The Mesorhizobium sp. B1-1-8 genome contains a region encoding:
- the ctrA gene encoding response regulator transcription factor CtrA, whose amino-acid sequence MRVLLIEDDSATAQSIELMLKSESFNVYTTDLGEEGVDLGKLYDYDIILLDLNLPDMSGYEVLRTLRLSKVKTPILILSGMAGIEDKVRGLGFGADDYMTKPFHKDELVARIHAIVRRSKGHAQSVITTGDLVVNLDAKTVEVGGQRVHLTGKEYQMLELLSLRKGTTLTKEMFLNHLYGGMDEPELKIIDVFICKLRKKLDAASGGQNYIETVWGRGYVLREPEDIRVSA is encoded by the coding sequence ATGCGTGTTCTGCTGATTGAAGATGACAGTGCAACCGCACAGAGCATCGAGCTGATGCTGAAATCGGAAAGTTTCAACGTCTATACAACCGATCTCGGCGAAGAAGGTGTCGATCTCGGCAAGCTTTACGACTACGACATCATTCTTCTCGATCTTAATCTGCCCGATATGTCGGGCTACGAAGTCCTGCGCACACTTCGCCTCTCCAAGGTCAAGACGCCGATCCTGATCCTCTCCGGCATGGCCGGCATCGAGGACAAGGTGCGCGGGCTCGGTTTCGGCGCCGACGACTATATGACCAAGCCATTTCACAAAGATGAGCTGGTGGCGCGCATCCACGCCATCGTGCGCCGTTCCAAGGGCCATGCCCAGTCGGTCATCACCACCGGCGACCTGGTGGTCAATCTCGATGCCAAGACGGTCGAGGTCGGCGGCCAGCGCGTGCACCTGACCGGCAAGGAATATCAGATGCTCGAGCTGCTCTCGCTGCGCAAGGGCACGACGCTGACCAAGGAAATGTTCCTCAACCACCTTTATGGCGGCATGGACGAGCCGGAACTGAAGATCATCGACGTCTTCATCTGCAAGCTGCGCAAGAAGCTCGACGCCGCGTCCGGTGGCCAGAATTACATCGAGACGGTGTGGGGTCGCGGCTATGTGCTGCGCGAGCCGGAAGACATCCGCGTCAGCGCCTGA
- a CDS encoding response regulator transcription factor: MKRCLFVDDSSVIRKVAKRILSGSDFLVAEAASGLDAIEICATDMPEIIVVDGGLPDMQAADLIRRIRGIESDTKPQIVVSLVEVDVASIMRAKRAGAQGYLLKPFNRAQLLERFRVLKIAA; this comes from the coding sequence ATGAAGCGCTGCCTGTTCGTGGACGATTCGAGCGTCATCAGAAAGGTCGCTAAACGTATCCTTAGCGGCTCGGACTTCCTGGTTGCCGAAGCAGCCAGCGGGCTCGACGCCATCGAAATTTGCGCCACCGACATGCCTGAGATCATCGTCGTCGACGGTGGCCTGCCGGACATGCAGGCGGCGGATCTCATTCGCCGCATCCGCGGTATCGAAAGCGATACCAAGCCGCAGATCGTGGTTTCACTGGTCGAGGTCGACGTCGCCTCGATCATGCGCGCCAAGCGCGCCGGTGCCCAGGGCTATCTGTTGAAGCCCTTCAACCGGGCGCAATTGCTCGAACGCTTCCGCGTCCTCAAGATCGCCGCCTGA
- the chpT gene encoding histidine phosphotransferase ChpT: protein MAELFALSAPDLAALLCSRVCHDIISPVGAINNGLELLDEGGADEDAMKLIRQSARNASARLQFARIAFGAAGSAGMMIDTGDAEAVAIAFLKNEKPELVWNGVRALLPKNKVKLLLNLILVANAAIPRGGKLVVTLENLDTEPRFALSAAGPMLRVPPKFLELHSGHKPEEPIDAHSVQPYYTLLLAREANMTISIHATADEIVLSAA, encoded by the coding sequence ATGGCCGAGCTTTTCGCCCTTTCCGCCCCCGACCTGGCCGCGCTTTTGTGCAGCCGCGTCTGCCACGACATCATTTCGCCGGTCGGGGCCATAAACAACGGCCTTGAACTGCTCGATGAAGGCGGCGCCGACGAGGACGCCATGAAGCTGATCCGCCAGAGCGCCAGGAACGCCTCGGCGCGGCTGCAGTTTGCCCGCATCGCCTTCGGCGCCGCCGGTTCCGCCGGCATGATGATCGACACCGGCGACGCAGAGGCCGTGGCGATCGCCTTCCTCAAGAACGAGAAGCCGGAACTGGTGTGGAACGGCGTGCGGGCGCTGCTGCCCAAGAACAAGGTCAAGCTGCTGCTCAACCTCATTCTGGTCGCCAACGCAGCGATACCGCGCGGCGGCAAGCTGGTGGTCACGCTCGAGAATCTCGATACCGAGCCGCGTTTTGCGCTGTCGGCGGCCGGTCCGATGCTGCGCGTGCCGCCGAAATTCCTCGAACTGCATTCAGGCCACAAGCCTGAAGAGCCGATCGACGCCCATTCGGTCCAGCCCTATTACACGTTGCTTTTGGCCCGTGAGGCCAATATGACGATCTCGATCCACGCGACCGCCGACGAGATCGTCCTGTCGGCTGCCTGA
- a CDS encoding EipA family protein, with protein sequence MFSRFYDRTLVRVLTMTIALLGALVFSTSALRAQEYTAQEIIDSGHKFFGATSGGLATVVEKIFASYGLPNGYLLGEEGSGALIGGLTYGEGTLYTKNAGDHKVFWQGPSLGWDFGGEGSRVMMLVYNLDDVGSLYNRFGGVAGSAYVVAGVGFNVMQNNRVLIVPIRTGVGARLGVNLGYLKLTQRPTWNPF encoded by the coding sequence ATGTTTTCCCGATTCTATGACCGGACCCTCGTCCGCGTCCTCACCATGACGATCGCTCTCCTGGGTGCTCTCGTCTTCTCAACCTCCGCGCTGCGGGCCCAGGAGTATACCGCTCAGGAGATCATCGATTCCGGTCACAAGTTCTTCGGCGCGACGTCCGGTGGCCTGGCCACGGTCGTCGAGAAGATCTTCGCGTCCTACGGCTTGCCCAACGGCTACCTGCTCGGAGAGGAGGGCTCGGGCGCCCTGATCGGCGGCCTGACCTATGGCGAGGGAACGCTCTACACCAAGAACGCCGGCGACCATAAGGTGTTCTGGCAAGGCCCGTCGCTCGGCTGGGATTTCGGCGGCGAGGGGTCGCGCGTGATGATGCTGGTCTACAATCTCGACGACGTGGGCAGCCTCTACAACCGCTTCGGCGGCGTCGCCGGCTCCGCCTATGTCGTGGCGGGCGTCGGCTTCAACGTGATGCAGAACAACCGGGTTCTGATCGTTCCGATCCGCACCGGTGTCGGTGCCCGGCTCGGCGTCAATCTCGGCTATCTGAAGCTCACGCAACGGCCGACCTGGAACCCATTCTGA
- a CDS encoding TrmH family RNA methyltransferase — MKLIPIDDPQDPRVGAYLDIRERDLVGRHGRFVAEGKVVLDLLLSTRRFAAESALILENRLAGIEAILRKAPVDFPVYVARGEVMDRIAGFHLHRGILAVGIRASQLSAPALLDTLPGRALVVVLIGISNHDNIGSIFRNAAAFGADAVLLDASCCDPLYRKAIRVSVGAALKVPFASFDDTKSFTTTLDRLGFSQFALSPRGEIDIRAVERSPRLALYLGTEGEGLPQDLLHRLHTVRIGMADGFDSLNVAAASAIALHQFSSR, encoded by the coding sequence ATGAAACTGATCCCCATCGACGATCCGCAGGATCCGCGCGTCGGCGCCTATCTCGACATCCGCGAGCGCGACCTCGTCGGCAGGCACGGACGCTTCGTCGCCGAAGGCAAGGTGGTGCTGGACCTGCTTCTGTCGACGCGACGCTTTGCCGCCGAGTCGGCGCTTATCCTGGAAAACAGGCTCGCAGGCATTGAGGCCATACTGCGCAAAGCCCCGGTGGACTTCCCGGTCTATGTCGCCAGGGGCGAGGTCATGGACCGCATCGCCGGCTTCCACCTGCATCGCGGCATATTGGCGGTCGGCATTCGCGCCAGCCAGCTCTCCGCGCCGGCCTTGCTGGATACCTTGCCCGGACGCGCCTTGGTGGTCGTCCTGATCGGCATCTCCAACCACGACAATATCGGGTCGATCTTCCGCAATGCCGCCGCCTTCGGGGCGGACGCCGTGCTTCTCGACGCGAGTTGCTGCGACCCTCTCTACCGCAAGGCGATCCGCGTTTCGGTCGGTGCGGCGCTGAAGGTCCCCTTTGCATCCTTCGACGATACAAAGAGCTTCACCACGACCCTCGATCGGCTGGGCTTCAGCCAATTCGCGCTCTCGCCGCGCGGCGAAATTGACATCCGCGCCGTCGAACGGTCGCCGCGGCTGGCGCTTTATCTCGGCACGGAAGGCGAAGGCCTCCCGCAAGATCTTCTTCATCGTCTGCACACGGTGCGGATCGGCATGGCGGACGGCTTTGACAGCCTGAACGTCGCCGCGGCGTCGGCCATCGCCCTGCATCAATTTTCCAGCCGATAG